A region from the Chlamydiales bacterium genome encodes:
- the lptB gene encoding LPS export ABC transporter ATP-binding protein: MNKQPILIAEELVKSYNGKAVVSGLSLSVGQGEVVGLLGPNGAGKTTAFYMTIGLIQPDSGRVFFKGRDISALPIHERAHMGMGYLAQEPSIFRQLTVEENILCILETLPLSKGEKEARLQALLCELHLEKLAKKKAVTLSGGERRRLEITRALVTQPSLLLLDEPFANIDPLAVNDVKQMIHHLKNRGISVLITDHNAREIFSIVDKSYLIREGKVLMSGSVDELLNSKEARTSYFGENFRL, from the coding sequence ATGAATAAACAACCCATCCTCATCGCTGAAGAGCTCGTAAAGTCCTACAACGGAAAGGCTGTTGTAAGCGGCCTCTCACTCTCTGTCGGACAGGGCGAAGTCGTTGGCCTCTTAGGACCCAACGGCGCCGGCAAGACAACCGCCTTCTACATGACCATCGGACTCATCCAGCCCGATTCTGGAAGAGTCTTCTTCAAAGGCCGCGACATCTCAGCCCTGCCTATCCATGAGAGAGCGCACATGGGAATGGGCTACCTCGCGCAGGAGCCCTCAATCTTCCGCCAGCTCACCGTTGAAGAGAACATCCTCTGCATTTTAGAGACTCTGCCCCTGAGTAAGGGAGAGAAAGAGGCGCGCCTTCAAGCTCTTCTGTGCGAGCTGCACTTAGAAAAACTCGCCAAGAAAAAAGCTGTCACCCTCTCTGGTGGAGAGCGTAGACGCCTCGAGATCACGCGCGCGCTCGTCACACAGCCCTCGCTTCTTCTCCTTGACGAGCCCTTTGCGAACATCGATCCGCTTGCTGTTAATGATGTAAAACAGATGATCCACCACCTCAAAAACCGCGGGATCAGCGTCCTCATCACCGACCATAACGCCCGAGAGATCTTCTCGATCGTCGACAAGAGCTATCTCATCCGCGAAGGTAAGGTCCTCATGTCTGGCTCGGTCGACGAGCTCCTGAATAGCAAAGAGGCCCGCACCTCCTATTTCGGCGAAAACTTCCGCCTCTAG
- a CDS encoding glutamyl-tRNA reductase has protein sequence MRIGVVGINAKSSELSLREHLAKAAAKLFGCDALEQMHFGSLFLSTCHRTEIYYSTPNLAETHSEILQLLRQEIDLPFEHNLYSYFGQECFTHLARVVSGLDSVILGEGEIQRQVKRAYESALTYRKLPAPLHFLFQKSFKIAKELRSSDFFPRGSLSLESVLFHLSSQFGGRDTPALFVGNSAINRKILDYFRKKGMKDLTICTRAPEAAADLLEAGVKLMPWHKLNSWQEFPFVICGTNRSNFIINSNQISEDSPLQTRLVVDLCVPRNVDPGIGRHPQITLFNIEEISGLLQAKEGKYIQEILLCKDRLNMLVERQFSLFLGREESSICYA, from the coding sequence ATGCGTATTGGAGTTGTGGGGATCAATGCGAAGTCCTCGGAACTTTCTCTTCGTGAACACTTAGCAAAAGCCGCAGCAAAACTATTTGGCTGTGATGCACTCGAACAGATGCACTTTGGCTCTCTCTTCCTATCAACCTGTCATAGAACTGAGATCTACTACTCTACGCCTAATCTTGCAGAGACCCATTCCGAGATTTTACAGCTACTGAGACAGGAGATCGACCTCCCATTTGAGCACAACCTCTACTCCTATTTTGGACAGGAGTGTTTTACACACCTTGCAAGGGTCGTATCGGGTTTAGATAGCGTTATTTTGGGAGAGGGGGAGATACAGAGACAGGTTAAGAGGGCGTATGAGAGCGCGCTGACCTATAGAAAGCTGCCAGCACCACTCCACTTTCTCTTTCAGAAGAGTTTCAAGATTGCAAAGGAGCTGCGCTCATCCGATTTCTTTCCGAGAGGAAGTCTAAGTTTGGAGTCTGTCTTGTTCCACCTCTCTTCTCAATTTGGAGGAAGAGATACTCCTGCCTTATTCGTAGGGAACTCTGCGATTAATCGTAAAATTCTCGACTACTTCAGAAAAAAGGGAATGAAAGACTTAACCATTTGTACAAGAGCTCCCGAAGCTGCGGCAGATCTCTTAGAGGCAGGTGTTAAGCTGATGCCTTGGCATAAGCTCAACTCGTGGCAGGAGTTTCCTTTTGTGATCTGTGGAACGAATCGGTCGAATTTCATTATCAACTCAAATCAGATCAGCGAAGATTCCCCGCTTCAAACACGTCTAGTTGTAGATCTCTGTGTTCCGCGTAATGTCGATCCGGGAATTGGACGCCATCCTCAAATTACACTCTTTAACATCGAAGAGATCTCAGGCCTATTGCAGGCGAAAGAGGGAAAATATATACAGGAAATTCTACTCTGCAAAGATAGGCTTAACATGCTGGTCGAGAGACAATTCTCTCTATTTTTAGGACGTGAAGAGAGCTCAATATGCTACGCGTAA
- the kdsA gene encoding 3-deoxy-8-phosphooctulonate synthase: MERVPVKDFFISEKEPLAVMCGPCVIEGEDEALFAAEYLKRLFSDLGIELIYKSSYDKANRSSFSSFRGPGLEEGLRILERVKKEFDLPVLTDVHSPEEATAAGAVCDIIQIPAFLCRQTDLVTAAGKSGAVVNVKKGQFMAPWDMGNAVEKILATGNRKIILTDRGTTFGYNNLVSDMRGIPIMQRYGFPVCFDATHSVQLPGGNGTASGGQREFIPTLAKAAVAAGCNCLFIEAHPDPSRAKSDKDSVVPFAELPALLKQVLGIYELIQGIDTRCSVR; the protein is encoded by the coding sequence ATGGAACGTGTACCAGTAAAAGATTTTTTCATTTCAGAAAAAGAGCCTCTCGCTGTCATGTGCGGCCCCTGCGTGATTGAAGGCGAAGATGAAGCTCTTTTTGCAGCTGAATATTTGAAGCGCCTCTTCTCAGATTTGGGCATCGAGCTCATCTACAAATCTAGCTACGACAAGGCGAACCGCTCCTCTTTCTCCTCTTTCCGCGGACCAGGCCTTGAAGAGGGGCTCCGCATTTTAGAGAGAGTAAAAAAAGAGTTTGATCTCCCCGTTCTAACCGACGTCCACTCTCCCGAAGAGGCGACTGCGGCAGGAGCTGTCTGCGATATCATCCAGATCCCCGCCTTCCTCTGCCGCCAGACCGATCTCGTTACGGCTGCGGGAAAGAGTGGAGCGGTAGTCAATGTGAAAAAGGGCCAGTTCATGGCGCCGTGGGACATGGGCAATGCCGTTGAGAAGATCCTCGCAACTGGCAACCGAAAGATCATCCTAACCGACCGCGGAACAACCTTTGGCTACAATAACCTCGTCTCCGATATGCGCGGAATCCCGATCATGCAGCGCTACGGCTTCCCCGTCTGCTTCGATGCGACCCACTCGGTCCAGCTCCCTGGTGGAAATGGAACTGCTTCTGGCGGGCAGCGAGAGTTCATCCCGACGCTTGCAAAGGCGGCCGTCGCAGCAGGTTGTAACTGCCTCTTTATAGAAGCTCATCCCGATCCTTCGCGCGCAAAAAGCGATAAGGATTCTGTAGTCCCCTTCGCGGAGCTTCCAGCTCTCTTGAAACAGGTGCTAGGAATCTATGAGCTCATTCAAGGGATAGACACGCGATGTTCCGTAAGATAA
- a CDS encoding KH domain-containing protein has product MKEFVEYIVKNLVDHPDKVRITEVGSAHTLIIELSVEKSDIGKIIGKKGKTINAIRTLLMSVASRNGIRVNLEILEEEGAVKSAETLSE; this is encoded by the coding sequence ATGAAAGAATTTGTCGAATACATCGTGAAAAATCTAGTCGATCACCCGGATAAGGTCCGCATAACAGAGGTTGGAAGTGCTCACACACTGATCATCGAACTCTCTGTGGAAAAATCTGATATCGGCAAGATTATCGGCAAAAAAGGGAAGACCATCAATGCAATCCGCACACTGCTTATGTCAGTGGCTAGCAGAAATGGAATTCGCGTTAACCTGGAAATTCTCGAAGAAGAAGGCGCAGTAAAAAGCGCAGAGACTTTAAGCGAGTAG
- the dapB gene encoding 4-hydroxy-tetrahydrodipicolinate reductase has translation MGLLIGVVGAAGKMGRTLLTCSLGDAGVKVAGGCTSAGSPHVGRDLGELIGAEAFGLKLQPSIEEIVEKAQVLIDFSLPDSTLKNARIAAKHKKPLVIGSTGHTREAKLEIESLAKEIPLLFSPNFSLGIALCLEACALFGRHLKESAYVDIIETHHTQKRDSPSGTALALAASLGFGQISTENTQPRSRDTVQIHSIRSGAVPGKHSVIFECQGERLEITHEVHSREAFAKGAIRAAKFLAGRPPGLYSLKDLILQPD, from the coding sequence ATGGGTTTATTGATTGGTGTTGTTGGAGCGGCGGGGAAGATGGGGAGGACTCTTCTGACCTGTTCGCTGGGAGATGCGGGTGTAAAGGTAGCCGGCGGCTGCACAAGCGCTGGGTCGCCTCACGTCGGCAGGGATCTGGGAGAGCTAATTGGAGCTGAGGCCTTCGGGTTGAAGCTTCAACCGAGCATCGAAGAGATCGTCGAAAAGGCGCAGGTCTTAATCGACTTCTCTCTACCAGACTCGACTCTAAAAAATGCGCGAATCGCAGCTAAGCACAAAAAGCCCCTTGTCATCGGATCGACTGGCCACACTAGAGAAGCTAAGCTCGAAATCGAATCCTTAGCAAAAGAGATCCCACTCCTCTTCTCGCCAAATTTTAGTTTAGGCATCGCCCTCTGCTTAGAGGCGTGCGCCCTCTTTGGCAGACACCTCAAAGAGTCTGCCTATGTAGACATCATCGAAACTCACCACACGCAAAAGAGAGACTCTCCCAGCGGAACCGCTCTCGCTCTCGCTGCAAGCCTTGGCTTTGGGCAGATCAGCACAGAGAATACACAGCCGCGCAGCCGAGATACTGTTCAGATCCACTCGATACGTTCTGGTGCTGTCCCAGGCAAACATAGCGTGATCTTTGAATGCCAGGGTGAGCGTCTAGAAATCACCCACGAGGTCCACTCTCGAGAAGCTTTTGCCAAGGGGGCGATCAGAGCCGCCAAATTCCTCGCGGGCCGCCCTCCCGGACTGTATTCTCTAAAAGATCTAATACTGCAACCTGATTAG
- a CDS encoding DUF5399 family protein, with product MKATTIDNLDIKTHERYAQDQQSYDKNLLLEASNLSQHFEVVGTSQIYVSKWADLFEMGANNQSWAAFSPPPTEHRQANRFFSFCILPSIPLIDEVENEGEGKESDDQEEEQDEPEHELIQRAMQIQKAKNQDSFLFERDKSSIINLLQTVTHLNRLLGQINSRKLQYQKG from the coding sequence ATGAAAGCTACGACCATAGACAACTTGGACATCAAGACCCATGAGCGGTACGCTCAGGATCAGCAGTCTTATGACAAAAATCTACTTTTAGAAGCGTCGAACCTCTCCCAACACTTCGAAGTTGTCGGAACATCGCAGATCTACGTCTCTAAGTGGGCAGATCTATTCGAGATGGGAGCAAACAACCAGAGCTGGGCGGCCTTCTCTCCTCCTCCCACCGAACACCGCCAAGCGAATCGCTTCTTCTCATTTTGCATTCTCCCTTCGATCCCTCTCATCGACGAGGTAGAGAACGAGGGGGAAGGCAAAGAGAGCGACGATCAAGAAGAAGAACAAGACGAACCTGAGCATGAGCTCATTCAGAGAGCGATGCAGATTCAAAAAGCAAAAAATCAAGATAGCTTTCTCTTCGAGCGCGACAAGAGCTCCATCATCAACCTCCTCCAGACAGTCACCCACCTCAACCGGCTCCTCGGCCAGATCAACTCCCGCAAGCTCCAGTACCAAAAAGGCTAA
- a CDS encoding regulatory protein RecX yields MAEGAFRYVLSLLAKKGYFSRELREKLSKRGYSLKAIEKTIELCTARGYLNDEAESERAIASEVRKGRGPLYIAAKLKARSRIVSPAIKNIDQRASILLLLPKLCKKYDPKTYEGRGKLFQALQRRGFETEAILSCIEQQFPV; encoded by the coding sequence ATGGCTGAAGGGGCGTTTAGATACGTTTTGAGCCTTCTTGCTAAGAAGGGCTACTTCTCTAGAGAGCTCCGAGAGAAGCTCTCAAAGCGAGGTTATTCGCTGAAGGCGATCGAAAAGACGATCGAGCTGTGCACAGCCCGTGGGTATCTAAACGACGAAGCGGAGAGCGAAAGGGCCATCGCAAGTGAAGTGAGAAAGGGGCGAGGGCCGCTCTACATAGCAGCAAAACTTAAGGCGCGAAGTCGCATAGTTTCGCCAGCAATCAAAAATATAGATCAGAGAGCGAGCATTCTCTTGCTGCTGCCTAAACTTTGCAAAAAATACGACCCCAAAACATACGAGGGGAGAGGCAAACTTTTTCAAGCGCTTCAGCGCAGAGGTTTCGAAACAGAAGCAATACTTTCTTGCATCGAACAGCAATTTCCTGTTTAG
- a CDS encoding polymer-forming cytoskeletal protein, protein MLRVILVFLFACAQLVADEPIPEMVGVPANTVHQGDYLVIGNNVEISGVVEGDVYIIATQAIVDGHVKGDLLLCVANAEISGKIDHNIRIVAGQAMISGDIGGSVSMLCGNVHIPPAADIEGNLVCAGGSVEVAGNIMGSATVSSSFLRVSGKIGDELTAYVGKMRISSRASIARDLNYRSSENAYIDPEAHIGGHINREPTLFTRLFRGGWIQNLLVGSKLAVVVMNFLYSFVIGWILLRLFPKNVEAALEALSNSPLKAFGYGLMLLVLLPLASLILLMTILGAPFALTLIALNVIGFYTVKIFSILWAVEEVFKRSKWHIKRLSALALGLLLYFLLLPIPYLGFILTITVLIFGLGAGAAASLRRKL, encoded by the coding sequence ATGCTACGCGTAATACTGGTTTTTCTATTCGCATGTGCGCAGCTTGTTGCGGATGAACCTATCCCGGAGATGGTGGGGGTTCCCGCAAACACGGTCCATCAAGGGGACTATCTTGTCATTGGGAATAATGTGGAGATCTCCGGAGTAGTCGAAGGGGATGTCTATATTATTGCGACACAGGCGATCGTTGATGGTCACGTAAAAGGAGATCTCCTTCTCTGTGTTGCAAATGCAGAGATCTCTGGAAAAATCGATCATAATATTCGGATAGTCGCAGGACAGGCGATGATTAGTGGTGATATTGGTGGGAGTGTTTCCATGCTATGCGGAAATGTTCACATACCACCCGCTGCAGACATTGAAGGAAACCTCGTTTGCGCCGGAGGGAGTGTCGAAGTAGCGGGAAATATTATGGGCAGTGCCACTGTTTCATCCTCTTTTCTCCGCGTCTCGGGGAAGATCGGAGATGAACTCACTGCTTACGTAGGCAAGATGCGCATCTCTTCTAGAGCTTCGATCGCAAGAGATCTAAATTATAGAAGCAGCGAAAATGCCTATATCGACCCTGAAGCGCACATCGGCGGACACATAAACCGAGAGCCAACTCTTTTTACTCGTCTATTTAGAGGCGGCTGGATTCAAAACCTGCTGGTGGGCTCGAAGCTCGCTGTTGTGGTGATGAACTTCTTGTACAGCTTTGTAATCGGATGGATTCTGCTTAGACTCTTCCCCAAGAATGTGGAGGCGGCCCTCGAAGCTCTATCGAACTCTCCACTTAAAGCCTTCGGCTACGGCCTCATGCTTCTCGTTCTACTTCCGCTCGCTTCGCTTATTCTTTTAATGACTATCCTTGGCGCTCCGTTTGCGCTTACTCTCATCGCCTTGAACGTCATCGGATTCTACACTGTTAAAATCTTCTCCATCCTCTGGGCTGTAGAAGAGGTCTTCAAGCGATCGAAGTGGCATATAAAGAGGCTCTCAGCGCTCGCTCTCGGCCTTCTTCTCTACTTCCTGCTCCTTCCCATTCCCTACCTCGGATTTATCCTCACAATCACTGTTCTAATCTTCGGACTTGGCGCCGGAGCCGCCGCCAGCCTCCGCCGCAAACTCTAA
- a CDS encoding RluA family pseudouridine synthase: MSNETSEIILVTPEEAGLRLDKLLTSRFPDYSRTYFQFLIEEGGVLVSGQVLKKRESPKVGDEIEICFALTPELSLKPENIPLNILFEDEHLLIIDKPAGLVVHPAPGHPSGTFANALIYYCQTIRPTNESDLRPGIVHRLDKDTSGVLIAAKTSQAHQKLVSLFATRQVEKHYVAVCIGAPKVSRIDAPIGRHHKYRQEMGVCEERGKEAITLCRVIAQEGPLALVALQILTGRTHQIRVHMKHIGSPVLGDPVYGSKQQNEKYGASRQLLHAHRIKFIHPFTSAVVEVESPIPTEVSARFISPLSVSSNIN; encoded by the coding sequence ATGTCTAACGAAACTAGTGAAATAATTCTTGTTACACCAGAAGAAGCGGGCCTGAGGCTCGATAAGCTGCTCACTAGCCGCTTTCCCGACTATTCGCGCACCTATTTTCAATTTCTAATTGAAGAGGGGGGTGTTCTCGTTTCTGGACAAGTTCTGAAAAAGAGAGAGAGTCCAAAGGTTGGGGATGAGATCGAGATCTGCTTTGCTTTAACCCCAGAGCTCTCTCTTAAACCCGAGAATATTCCTCTAAACATCTTATTCGAAGATGAGCATCTCCTCATTATCGATAAGCCAGCAGGCCTTGTGGTGCATCCCGCTCCAGGGCATCCTTCAGGCACATTTGCAAACGCACTAATCTACTACTGTCAGACCATTCGTCCAACAAACGAGTCTGACCTTCGCCCAGGCATCGTGCATCGCCTCGATAAAGACACTTCTGGTGTTCTTATCGCTGCAAAAACATCTCAGGCACATCAGAAGCTCGTCTCTCTCTTTGCGACTCGGCAAGTTGAAAAACACTATGTTGCCGTTTGCATCGGAGCTCCAAAGGTAAGCAGGATCGATGCACCAATCGGAAGGCATCACAAGTATAGACAAGAGATGGGTGTGTGCGAAGAGAGGGGCAAAGAGGCGATCACTCTATGCCGCGTTATTGCTCAGGAGGGCCCGCTTGCACTTGTTGCGCTGCAGATCTTAACAGGGCGCACACACCAGATCCGCGTACACATGAAGCACATTGGCTCTCCTGTTCTCGGAGATCCAGTATACGGCTCTAAACAGCAAAATGAAAAATATGGCGCTTCAAGACAACTGCTTCATGCTCATCGCATAAAATTTATCCATCCATTTACCTCTGCTGTAGTAGAGGTCGAATCTCCCATTCCTACCGAAGTGAGCGCTAGATTTATATCGCCACTTTCCGTATCTTCAAATATTAACTAG